Sequence from the Fulvivirga ligni genome:
CGAACACATCAATTTTATAACAAGGCCTATTATTTAGGGTATAGATATCTTTACTGATAACCATTTTGCCTTTAGCCGCATGAACAAACCCATAATGGGCTGTGTATTCGATTACCTCTCCAGGCTTAAAGCAATTATTCTCAATTACCCTGTAGGTAGATTGATTATTGCTTAACCCCATCCAGAGGGCGGCAGAAAAAAAGAAGACAGAAGTAAATAGTTTAAACATGCATCAATTTAGGTTCTTTACTCAAAGGAAAGGATGTTTTTCCTCGAAGTAGGTGATAAAGCTGGTTAAATCTTCGTTAAATTTATTCTCAAACAGATCCATTAATTTATCCTGTTTTGATCTATATCGCAAAAAAGACATAAAATAGGTGTTATTGGGATTGAATTCAGAGCGGTCTTTTTTATAGGTTTCAAAATGAAAACTGATGGTATCCAACTTAGAAACAATGTTTCTGATCATTAGCTGCTTTTCCTGACTTTTCTCGGCGTCATCTTTATTTGCCATGCCTGCATATAACTTTTCCAGGCTATCGGCACCACGCAACACATGACCTATGTAAGCATTCTCATCTTCAATCTCGTACTTATAAGTCAAATATTCTTCTGACTCTTCACCATAAGTATCTTTCAAAAATCTATAAGCTCCTCTTTCTGCGATGAACGACGCAATATTCTCATTAAACTCAACACTATCTTTAACGAAAATGGTAGCGTGTACCAACTCATGGATAATTAGATTTGCCAAGTCACCAGTATTTCGGTAAAGCATATTGCTTAGGATAGGATCCTTAAACCAACCTAGGGTAGACCAGCCTCCTACTGTTCTTATGCCTGCATCATACCCTTCCTCACTAAGCTCCTCCATGGCTTCTTTAGCATCCTCCTCCATGAAAAAGCCTTTGTAAGGCATTTGTCCTACTATAGGGAAATCCCACTCTTTAGCTTTCAATTCGTAAGGCTCACAACCAGTGACCACCCAAAGGATAGGTTTACCCTTCTGGTCATACATGGTGGTGTAATTGTCTGTATTATTAAGACCGAGCGAGTCAATGGCGTATTGCCTCACCTTGGCTATAAAATGTAGTTTTTGTTTTACGGAATCCGCCACCTCAGGATCAGCGATATATTCTGATACTGGCCTGGCATTCCAAACGATATGTAATTGCCCCTTGGCTTGTTTATAAGCATAGCCTACAAGCTCCAGGTTAAACAAAACCCATATCAGTAAAACTGCGATTAATATCAGACCAATCTTTTTTATCATAACTATAATTACCTGTTTCTTAAAAGAAAAAAGTCTCCGGTATAGTTTATATAAAAGCCATAAGCATATTCAAATGTTCCGTTCTTGAAATCAAAAAACGGCTCTACTCGGGTATTAAAAAATACACCATCAGTAATCTTAAGCTGATGCATAAACCTTAAAATCAGCAACTCCCTAATGGGCTCAACTACATCATAATTCTTGTAAGATGATGACTGTGAGGAATATAACTGACCACCTTGTATGCAGGTAAAATCACTTCCTCGCCAGTAACTAGCCATAATATTAAGGTTTAACCTGGTTTGTATACTTGCATTCAAATAAATTCCTGAACCCGCCTTAAGTGCCGTGTCTTCATCACCAGAAAAATTATTACTGTACACAAAATAATTTTGCATTTTGAACTCGCTAACAAAACCCTGCTCTGAAATTGGGAAGGTCAACTCCAAGCCAGAGCTGAAGTTTCCTTTGGTCTGCAATGGTTCTGGGTTAGCATCTATCTGTCCTCCTTGATGATAAATCACCATTTGGTAAGGAATAGTCAATTTAACATTCCCTTTATTTATCGGACTCCATTTTACGGACATACCACCAGTAATCTGCTCTTGAGATGAATCACCTTTATATATCATATTTTGCCAGTCTACCCAGGTGTCCAAAAACAACGATTCTTTATCTACTTTTATTTGAAACCCATTTTCCAAACGTCGGTTTAGTGTGTTTTCAAAGTCATAGAGCGGCTCTATCAATCGGTGAGATACACTGCCATCTAAAGTACCTAAAATGAGAGAGAAGGCATTTTTATTATATCTAAAAGAAAAAGTAGGTGCCACCTCACTGTAATCATCATTGCCAAAATCCTTTTGAAGGTATATCCCAGCCTCAATTCTTATAAACTTGCCCGCTTGATATGACAGATTTGGATTGAGCTGATAGCCAAACAAAGTATAGCCGTCAGCAATATCATTAAAATACTCATTGTTTTTAGCGAAGCCCAAACTATTGATACTTAGCGCCAGCACATTTGAATCGCTTTCCTGAAGGGAGTGATCATATTGAAAAGATTTATTATTAAGCTGGGCCTGTGCCAGTGAGGTGTTTAGGATTATCAGTATTAAAACCTGAAATATTTTCATACCAAGAAGTTTGGCGCAATATATAAAAGCAGCGGCAAAGCAATGCCTCTGTAAATACATTTTTTAGGAGGGTTATCTCACTTTTATGCCTATAACTTAGTAACTTCACCATTAATAAAATTTAATCAAGTAAGTAAACCGATAATGGCTGAAAAGGACGAAAAATTAAAGGCGCTTCAATTAACTATTGATAAACTAGAAAAAACCTTTGGTAAAGGTGCTGTGATGAAACTGAGTGACGAGCGGGTAGTAGACGTGCCTGCCATTTCAACGGGATCTCTCAGCCTTGATATAGCCTTAGGTGTTGGCGGAATACCACGTGGAAGAGTTATAGAAATATATGGACCTGAATCATCAGGTAAAACCACTTTATCTATGCACTGTATCGCTGAAGCTCAGAAAACTGGAGGTTTAGCAGCATTTATAGATGCGGAGCATGCTTTTGATAGAGTATATGCAGAGAAACTAGGCATTGACACTGAGAACTTACTTATTTCTCAACCAGATAGTGGTGAGCAGGCACTCGAAATTGCTGAGCACCTCATCAGGTCTGGAGCTATTGATATCATCGTAATTGACTCCGTAGCAGCTTTGGTTCCTAAAGGTGAACTTGAAGGTGAAATGGGTGATAGCAAAATGGGTCTACAAGCTAGATTGATGTCTCAGGCATTAAGAAAGCTAACAGGTACCATTAATAAAACAGGTTGTTCATGTATTTTCATTAACCAGCTTCGTGAGAAAATTGGGGTAATGTTCGGAAACCCTGAAACAACCACTGGTGGTAATGCTCTTAAATTCTATGCTTCTGTTAGACTTGACATCAGAAGAATAGGTCAGATTAAGGAAGGAGCCAATGACATCATTGGTAACAGAACCAGAGTGAAGGTAGTGAAAAACAAGGTAGCTCCTCCATTTAAAGTGGTAGAGTTTGACATCATGTATGGTAAAGGTGTTTCTAAAGTAGGTGAAGTACTCGATCTTGGTGTAGAGCTAGATATAGTGAAGAAAGCAGGATCATGGTTCTCTTATGATGGCAACAAACTTGGCCAGGGAAGAGATGCAGTAAAAACTCTTTTAGAAGACAATCCTGAGCTTATGGAAGAGATTGAAAACAAAATTAAAGCTCAAATAAAGGGCGAAGATCTTGAAAAGCCTATTGCTGCTCAAGAATAGTATATTCCACAATTGATTTAAAAAAAAGGGAGTTCTAAATTTTAGAACTCCCTTTTTCATTATTGAATAATATCCTATTAGCTCGACCTGATGGCTATCACTGGATCTAACCTGGCGGCTAGTGCGGCCGGCACAATTCCAGATACAGTACCAATAGCTGCTGACACACCCAGTCCGAGAACTATATTTTTTATAGACAATACTACTTCCAGACTTCCCATAGGGATGAAAGTAATCAGGTAAACCAAAAGCAAACCTGCCAACCCACCTATAACACTAAGGAAAATTGATTCGAACAGGAACTGAAAGAGTATGAAGAAGTTTTTAGCTCCTAATGACTTTTGTATACCTATAATATTGGTTCTTTCCTTTACTGAAACAAACATAATATTTGCGATTCCAAATCCACCTACTAATATAGAGAAGCCTCCGATAATCCATCCTGCAATTCCGAATACATCGAATACACTGCCGATAATATTGGCTATAGCTTCAGGTCGGTTCAGAGCAAAGTTATCATCCTGCTTAGGCTTTAAACCTCTGCGATTCCTGAGCAACCCTGTCAACTCATTTTCCAACTCTACTAAACCAATATCAGAATCCTTTCCTTTTACCCCAATTCTAGAGCCTAGCTCTTCCCAGGAACCAGTTCCGGTTTGGTATAATTTCCTAAAGGAGGTATAAGGTATAATACACAGATCATCATTACTGGATGTACCCAGGAAGCTTTCCCCTTCCCTGGGCATAGTTCCTATAATGATGTATTTTAAATTTTTAATTTTAATTTCCTTACCAATAGGGTCAGTGCCGAAAGGAAACAGCGCAGATACCAGATTACTTCCGATAATAGCTACGTTACGACCAGATTCAGTTTCTATCTGACTGAAATAACGCCCTTTATTCAGTTCTATCTCAAAGATATCACTGTATCCGTAGGTGCTTCCGCAAAGCTCTACCTCACTGATACTGTTATTACCTCTTTTTATAGTGGAGTTATTCCGAACGCCGAAAATGGCCATTGAACTACTATTCTTTAGGTTTTCCTCAAGAAAATGGAATTCATTATAGCTAACATTTGGTCTCTGCCAAAAGTCCCACCAGCGGTACTCTCCATTGGCGTCTGGCGTAAACGGCCATTTTTCAATGTAGATAACACCAGCTCCCAGGAAGCTAAAACTATCCTTAATATTCTTCTCCAGCGAATCAACCAGGGTAAACACTGTGATAATGGCAAAAATACCCACCGTAACACCAAGCAAAGACAGAACCGTTCTTAGAAGGTTCATCTTCAGTGCATTCCAGGCAAACCTGAAGCTTTCTAATATGAGTTGAATTACTAACACCTGTTTTTTATATCAAAATTGAAAAGTATTTCTTGGTAGATAATGTTAATAAATAAATTACTTTAACTTTGCAAGCTAAATTTTAAATAAACTGTTTTATTTAATACCGTAATATTAAATATGAAATTATCAGAATTCAAGTTTGATCTACCCACCGGACTGGTAGCCTTATATCCGGCTGAAAATCGGGATGAATCCCGCCTAATGGTTATACATCGTGACACTGGCGAAATAGAACACAAGTCTTTCAAAGACGTGGTTGACTATTTTGACGAAGGTGATGTTATGGTAAATAACAATACGATGGTTTTTCCTGCCAGGTTATATGGTAACAAGGAAAAAACAGGCGCTAAGATTGAAGTTTTCTTATTAAGAGAGCTAAATCAAGAAATGCACCTTTGGGATGTATTAGTAGACCCGGCCAGAAAAATCCGTGTAGGTAATAAACTTTACTTTGGTGAAGGCGACTTAGTAGCCGAAGTAATTGACAACACAACTTCCAGAGGAAGAACCATTCGATTCTTATATGATGGAACTGACGAAGAGTTTTACAAGACTATAGACAGCCTGGGCGAAACACCCCTTCCAAAATATATAAAAAGAGAAACAGAACCTGAAGACAGAGATCGTTTCCAGACCATTTATGCCAAGCACAAAGGCGCCGTTGCAGCTCCTACTGCTGGTCTTCACTTTACTCCTCAGCTTTTAAAGAGGCTAGAGATTAAAGGAATAGACATGGCTAGTATTACTCTTCACATAGGCTTAGGTACATTCAGACCTGTAGATGTAGAAGATCTTACTAAACATAAAATGGATTCTGAGAACTTCTGGGTAGATGAACCTACCGTGAGCATGGTAAACAGTGCCATTGATGGCAAGAGAAAAGTTTGCTCTATCGGTACTACTTCTATGAGAGCATTAGAATCTAGTGTATCTGCCAATAACAGACTGAAGCCAAAAGAAGGCTGGACTGACAAGTTCATCTTCCCTCCTTATGACTTCAAAATCTGTAATGCTATGATCACTAACTTCCATATGCCAGAATCAACTCTGTTAATGATGGCTTGTGCTTTCGGAGGTTACGAACTAGTAATGGAAGCATACCAAACTGCAATTAAGGAGAAATACAGATTCCTTACCTACGGTGATGCTATGCTCATTGTGTAGTCAGAAAAAAGATTAATCAAATGAAAATCGGATGGCCATTGGTCATCCGATTTTTATATACGGTTATTTATTTTAGATTTTAACACACCCAGCTTTACCCATGCCACAAAAGGAATATGCTATATTAGTAGCAGGAGGAAAAGGCACACGCATGAAAAGCCATATCCCGAAGCAATTCATCCTCCTAAATGGCAAGCCTATACTCATGCACACTCTTGAGGTTTTTGC
This genomic interval carries:
- a CDS encoding ABC transporter permease, translated to MLVIQLILESFRFAWNALKMNLLRTVLSLLGVTVGIFAIITVFTLVDSLEKNIKDSFSFLGAGVIYIEKWPFTPDANGEYRWWDFWQRPNVSYNEFHFLEENLKNSSSMAIFGVRNNSTIKRGNNSISEVELCGSTYGYSDIFEIELNKGRYFSQIETESGRNVAIIGSNLVSALFPFGTDPIGKEIKIKNLKYIIIGTMPREGESFLGTSSNDDLCIIPYTSFRKLYQTGTGSWEELGSRIGVKGKDSDIGLVELENELTGLLRNRRGLKPKQDDNFALNRPEAIANIIGSVFDVFGIAGWIIGGFSILVGGFGIANIMFVSVKERTNIIGIQKSLGAKNFFILFQFLFESIFLSVIGGLAGLLLVYLITFIPMGSLEVVLSIKNIVLGLGVSAAIGTVSGIVPAALAARLDPVIAIRSS
- a CDS encoding aminopeptidase yields the protein MIKKIGLILIAVLLIWVLFNLELVGYAYKQAKGQLHIVWNARPVSEYIADPEVADSVKQKLHFIAKVRQYAIDSLGLNNTDNYTTMYDQKGKPILWVVTGCEPYELKAKEWDFPIVGQMPYKGFFMEEDAKEAMEELSEEGYDAGIRTVGGWSTLGWFKDPILSNMLYRNTGDLANLIIHELVHATIFVKDSVEFNENIASFIAERGAYRFLKDTYGEESEEYLTYKYEIEDENAYIGHVLRGADSLEKLYAGMANKDDAEKSQEKQLMIRNIVSKLDTISFHFETYKKDRSEFNPNNTYFMSFLRYRSKQDKLMDLFENKFNEDLTSFITYFEEKHPFL
- the recA gene encoding recombinase RecA; this translates as MAEKDEKLKALQLTIDKLEKTFGKGAVMKLSDERVVDVPAISTGSLSLDIALGVGGIPRGRVIEIYGPESSGKTTLSMHCIAEAQKTGGLAAFIDAEHAFDRVYAEKLGIDTENLLISQPDSGEQALEIAEHLIRSGAIDIIVIDSVAALVPKGELEGEMGDSKMGLQARLMSQALRKLTGTINKTGCSCIFINQLREKIGVMFGNPETTTGGNALKFYASVRLDIRRIGQIKEGANDIIGNRTRVKVVKNKVAPPFKVVEFDIMYGKGVSKVGEVLDLGVELDIVKKAGSWFSYDGNKLGQGRDAVKTLLEDNPELMEEIENKIKAQIKGEDLEKPIAAQE
- the queA gene encoding tRNA preQ1(34) S-adenosylmethionine ribosyltransferase-isomerase QueA, translated to MKLSEFKFDLPTGLVALYPAENRDESRLMVIHRDTGEIEHKSFKDVVDYFDEGDVMVNNNTMVFPARLYGNKEKTGAKIEVFLLRELNQEMHLWDVLVDPARKIRVGNKLYFGEGDLVAEVIDNTTSRGRTIRFLYDGTDEEFYKTIDSLGETPLPKYIKRETEPEDRDRFQTIYAKHKGAVAAPTAGLHFTPQLLKRLEIKGIDMASITLHIGLGTFRPVDVEDLTKHKMDSENFWVDEPTVSMVNSAIDGKRKVCSIGTTSMRALESSVSANNRLKPKEGWTDKFIFPPYDFKICNAMITNFHMPESTLLMMACAFGGYELVMEAYQTAIKEKYRFLTYGDAMLIV